The Cydia splendana chromosome 8, ilCydSple1.2, whole genome shotgun sequence genome contains a region encoding:
- the LOC134793125 gene encoding serine/threonine-protein kinase tousled-like 2 isoform X9, producing the protein MHDYKSGAIINHVGLLSSLSKRSSYSDKEIDALTPEKTAAMRGSTVGPGIALVPPSGATPTIAVPERKRKRKGDEGVGGGGGVGAKQRHNSSDKSIRDHLSKHPSSSPVRLTGAKSPSPQGGNYPMYPPSPSSLLPSGADFLRSTSQQRPHTSVKQVQTELTCQRIQELETQASSDLELRNNRIEELTRSNEELKHQVQAQSKVIEQHKSHINKCIDVVKKLLNEKSTIEKKEARQRCMQNRLRLGQFVTQRVGATFQENWTDGYAFQELTRRQEEITAEKEEIDRQKKLLLKKRPSNSEGGGGRGKRTASAAPSTPQPPPLHNGTDAPTFLKPDPLPSMTWQEYYEADEILKLRQSALKKEDADLQLEMEKLERERNLHIRELKRIHNEDQSRFSQHPVLSERYLLLMLLGKGGFSEVHKAFDLREQRYTACKVHQLNKDWKEDKKANYIKHALREYNIHKALDHPRIVKLYDVFEIDGNSFCTVLEYCNGHDLDFYLKQHKTIPEREARSIVMQVVSALKYLNEIKPPVIHYDLKPGNILLTEGNVCGEIKITDFGLSKVMDEENYNPDHGMDLTSQGAGTYWYLPPECFVVGKNPPKISSKVDVWSVGVIFYQCLYGKKPFGHNQSQATILEENTILKATEVQFANKPTVSNEAKSFIRACLAYRKEERIDVFGLARHEYLQPPVPKPRGAGAAGGAASAGATLAAAPASFSAANMFAAGSSS; encoded by the exons ATGCATGACTATAAAAGTGGAGCTATCATTAACCACGTCGGCCTACTGAGCTCCTTGTCAAAAA GGTCATCATATAGTGATAAGGAAATTGATGCACTGACTCCTGAGAAAACGGCAGCTATGCGAGGCTCCACTGTAGGTCCAGGCATAGCGCTGGTCCCGCCAAGTGGTGCCACGCCAACAATAGCTGTACCTGAGAGGAAAAGGAAACGGAAAG GTGATGAAGGTGTTGGCGGGGGAGGAGGAGTGGGAGCCAAGCAGAGGCACAACTCCTCGGACAAGAGCATCCGGGATCACCTCTCCAAGCACCCCTCCTCCAGTCCCGTGCGGCTCACTGGCGCCAAGTCCCCCTCGCCTCAGGGCGGCAATTATCCTATG TACCCACCGTCACCCTCTTCATTGCTGCCTTCGGGAGCGGACTTTTTACGTTCCACCTCTCAGCAGCGGCCTCACACATCTGTTAAACAG GTTCAAACTGAACTGACATGCCAGAGGATACAAGAGTTAGAAACTCAAGCGTCGTCTGACTTAGAGCTAAGGAATAATAGAATAGAAGAATTAACAAGGAGTAATGAAGAACTGAAGCATCAGGTTCAAGCGCAGAGCAAA GTAATAGAGCAACATAAGTCACACATTAATAAGTGTATAGACGTTGTGAAGAAACTATTAaatgagaaaagcactatagaGAAGAAGGAAGCCCGGCAGCGGTGTATGCAGAACCGGCTAAGGCTCGGCCAGTTCGTGACGCAGCGCGTCGGCGCCACGTTTCAAGAGAATTGGACTGATGGATATGCGTTCCAGGAATTAACGAG GCGGCAGGAGGAGATCACGGCGGAGAAGGAGGAGATCGACCGGCAGAAGAAGCTGCTGCTGAAGAAGCGGCCCTCCAACAGCGagggcggcggcggccgcggcAAGCGCACCGCCAGCGCCGCGCCCTCCACGCCCCAGCCTCCCCCGCTGCACAACGGCACCGACGCGCCCACCTTCCTCAAGCCCGACCCGCTGCCCAGCATGACCTGGCAGGAGTACTACGAGGCCGACGAGATACTCAAG CTGCGGCAAAGCGCGCTAAAGAAGGAGGACGCGGACCTGCAGCTAGAGATGGAGAAGCTGGAGCGCGAGCGGAACCTGCACATCCGCGAGCTCAAGCGGATACACAACGAGGACCAGAGCCGCTTCTCGCAGCACCCCGTACTTTCTGAGCG GTATCTGCTGCTAATGCTGCTGGGCAAGGGCGGGTTCAGCGAGGTGCACAAGGCCTTCGACCTGCGTGAGCAGCGCTACACGGCGTGCAAGGTGCACCAGCTCAACAAGGACTGGAAGGAGGACAAGAAGGCCAACTATATTAA ACACGCGCTGCGGGAGTACAACATCCACAAGGCGCTGGACCACCCGCGGATCGTGAAGCTGTACGACGTGTTCGAGATCGACGGCAACTCCTTCTGCACCGTGCTCGAGTACTGCAACGGCCATGATCTCGACTTCTATCTCAAACAG CACAAGACGATCCCGGAGCGAGAGGCGCGCTCGATCGTGATGCAGGTGGTGTCCGCGCTGAAGTATCTGAACGAGATCAAGCCGCCCGTCATCCACTACGACCTGAAGCCCGGCAACATCCTGCTCACCGAGGGCAACGTGTGCGGCGAGATCAAGATCACGGACTTCGGCCTCTCCAAGGTCATGGACGAGGAGAACTACAACCCCGACCACGGGATGGACCTCACCAGCCAGGGCGCGGGCACTTACTG GTATTTACCACCCGAGTGCTTCGTCGTCGGCAAAAACCCACCAAAGATCAGCAGCAAAGTGGACGTGTGGAGCGTGGGCGTGATCTTCTACCAGTGCCTGTACGGCAAGAAGCCGTTCGGCCACAACCAGAGCCAGGCCACCATCCTGGAGGAGAACACCATCCTCAAGGCCACCGAGGTGCAGTTCGCCAACAAACCCACTGTCAGCAATGAGGCTAAG AGCTTTATCCGCGCGTGCCTGGCGTACCGCAAGGAGGAGCGCATCGACGTGTTCGGGCTGGCGCGGCACGAGTACCTGCAGCCGCCCGTGCCCAAGCcgcgcggcgccggcgcggcgggcggcgcggccAGCGCGGGCGCCACGctggcggcggcgccggcgtccTTCAGCGCCGCCAACATGTTCGCGGCCGGCTCCTCCTCCtag